One genomic region from Saprospiraceae bacterium encodes:
- a CDS encoding Mrp/NBP35 family ATP-binding protein, with translation MTREGLLQFLGTIIDPLTGQNLVLANRIQDIKIDDQRVQVMLSFPPKLDSNIKSEINFKVIEEFAKIAPGLSIDLHFGNPEPAQKKSSNLPQIKNIIAVASGKGGVGKSTISVNLALGLKQAGLKVGILDADLYGPSIPIMLGLKGKRPEVKQVYGVNKIIPLQAYGLPVMSIGFVVEPEQAVVLRGPRLAGVMKQFLEDCLWPELDVLVIDLPPGTGDIQLTLVQTVPVTGAIIVTTPQQVSVADAIKAANMFQMDGIGVPILGIVENMSWFTPAELPDKKYEIFGKGGGQHLAGLYHTVLLQQIPLVLSVRAGGDEGRPSIMDEGENDSTKYFKSMAANVLDQLNLRNENMAPTQKVVMKN, from the coding sequence ATGACAAGAGAAGGGTTGTTACAGTTTTTAGGTACCATTATCGATCCGCTCACCGGCCAAAACCTGGTGTTGGCCAATAGGATTCAGGATATTAAAATAGATGATCAAAGAGTACAGGTAATGCTTTCTTTTCCACCTAAGTTGGACAGCAATATCAAATCGGAGATTAATTTTAAAGTTATTGAGGAGTTTGCTAAGATTGCTCCAGGCCTTAGCATTGATTTGCATTTTGGCAATCCCGAACCTGCCCAAAAAAAGAGCTCTAATCTTCCTCAAATTAAAAATATTATAGCTGTAGCTTCCGGCAAAGGTGGAGTAGGTAAGTCTACCATTAGCGTCAATCTGGCGCTTGGCCTCAAACAGGCGGGCCTCAAAGTCGGCATATTGGATGCAGATTTATACGGTCCCAGCATACCGATCATGCTTGGCCTCAAAGGCAAAAGGCCCGAAGTGAAGCAGGTCTATGGTGTCAATAAGATCATCCCTCTTCAGGCTTATGGATTGCCGGTGATGTCTATTGGTTTTGTGGTAGAACCTGAGCAGGCAGTGGTTTTGCGAGGACCAAGGTTGGCAGGAGTTATGAAGCAGTTTTTAGAGGATTGCCTTTGGCCAGAGTTAGATGTATTGGTCATCGATCTTCCACCAGGTACCGGTGATATTCAATTGACTTTGGTGCAGACAGTTCCGGTTACAGGCGCTATTATTGTCACCACCCCTCAACAAGTATCTGTGGCCGATGCAATCAAAGCGGCCAATATGTTTCAGATGGATGGTATAGGAGTGCCTATCCTGGGTATAGTAGAAAACATGTCTTGGTTTACTCCAGCTGAACTACCAGATAAGAAATATGAAATATTTGGCAAGGGTGGAGGTCAACACCTGGCTGGCTTGTATCATACGGTACTATTACAACAAATCCCACTAGTCTTATCAGTGCGAGCGGGTGGTGATGAAGGGAGACCTTCGATCATGGATGAAGGTGAAAACGACAGTACTAAATATTTTAAATCAATGGCTGCCAATGTATTAGATCAATTAAATCTCAGAAATGAAAATATGGCACCCACACAAAAGGTGGTCATGAAGAATTAG
- a CDS encoding NAD(P) transhydrogenase subunit alpha — translation MLTIGILSSNDDPRIAIVPETIDKYLKLNTTIILEKNAGLQAFMQDSVFGDKVKIGSREEVLQSADLLLSAAPPEVSDLPNIKKGTTIISMFAPYQDPEVVAPYKSSGLHAYSLDMIPRTSLAQSMDVLSSMASLAGYKAVLIAAGLLPRYFPMLMTASGTIKPAKALVLGAGVAGLQAIATAKRLGAVVEVFDTRKAVKEEVESLGAKFVEVEGAKDDKGAGGYAVEQTEEFLTRQRQMVQDKAAKADVVICTAQIRGKKAPILLTADTLTRMRPGSVIVDLASSTGGNCEATKDKETINHHGINIIGSSFLANSVAIDASFLLSNNYLNFLKVLIKDGQIAYDESNEILHAACITK, via the coding sequence ATGTTAACAATCGGAATTTTATCCAGCAATGACGATCCCAGGATAGCTATCGTACCTGAGACCATAGACAAATACTTAAAGTTAAACACCACCATTATCCTAGAAAAAAATGCTGGTTTACAGGCATTTATGCAGGATTCAGTATTTGGAGACAAAGTTAAGATTGGCTCGAGGGAAGAGGTATTACAAAGCGCTGATCTTTTGCTGAGTGCCGCCCCACCTGAAGTAAGTGATCTTCCCAATATAAAGAAAGGAACTACCATCATTTCTATGTTTGCACCCTACCAAGATCCTGAGGTTGTCGCACCCTATAAATCTAGTGGCTTACATGCATACTCACTGGACATGATCCCAAGAACTTCTTTGGCTCAATCTATGGATGTATTATCCTCTATGGCTTCTCTGGCAGGTTACAAAGCGGTATTGATCGCAGCTGGACTGCTGCCCAGATATTTTCCGATGTTGATGACTGCGAGCGGTACCATCAAACCTGCCAAAGCATTGGTGCTCGGTGCCGGTGTAGCTGGGCTCCAGGCGATTGCTACAGCAAAAAGATTGGGAGCAGTAGTAGAAGTATTTGACACAAGAAAAGCAGTAAAAGAAGAAGTAGAAAGCCTTGGTGCCAAATTTGTTGAAGTTGAAGGTGCCAAAGATGATAAAGGGGCCGGAGGGTATGCCGTGGAGCAAACAGAGGAATTTTTGACCAGACAACGACAGATGGTGCAGGATAAAGCGGCCAAAGCTGATGTGGTCATCTGTACAGCACAAATCAGGGGCAAAAAAGCGCCTATCCTGCTGACTGCGGACACCTTGACCAGGATGCGACCCGGATCAGTCATTGTGGATCTAGCATCCTCTACAGGTGGCAATTGTGAAGCCACCAAAGACAAAGAGACCATCAATCATCACGGCATCAATATTATTGGAAGTAGTTTTTTAGCCAATTCAGTTGCGATCGATGCGAGTTTTTTGTTGAGTAATAATTACCTCAATTTTTTAAAAGTACTTATTAAAGACGGTCAGATCGCCTATGATGAGTCCAATGAAATTCTTCACGCCGCTTGTATTACCAAATGA
- a CDS encoding FAD-dependent oxidoreductase: MKVCVIGGGIIGLFSAYYLSEAGYEVAIVDKGDFSSGTSYGNAGMICPSHFIPLAAPGVITQSIKWMFDASSPFYIKPSLDPDLLRWCLSFFKHSTASHVRNNIGPLSALLNWSRDLYIQLSDQALSMDLKKKGIIMVCNTTGHLQTEINLSHQANRIGIRAQVLSKNEIEALNPGTTINALGGVHYLDDMHVTPHMLMASLKSKLKEKNIEWLPNTEVTGFKKERAVIKTAISTNGDVEADQFVIAAGSWSSHIAHLADCKILIQPGKGYNVTIEEVVPPWVTPMILVEGRVAVTPMGQSLRLGGTMEIGGFNDVVLKNRIQGILKTIHAYLPDLDEASLKEAPPWFGYRPLSSTGLPLISRLPAYNNLFLNAGHGMLGLSLGPASGLLLTQLMNQSLRSGIVA, encoded by the coding sequence ATGAAGGTTTGTGTGATTGGAGGAGGCATCATTGGATTATTTAGTGCATACTATTTGTCAGAAGCCGGATATGAAGTAGCGATCGTAGACAAAGGTGACTTTAGTTCCGGTACTTCTTATGGCAATGCCGGCATGATTTGTCCAAGTCACTTTATCCCACTCGCCGCTCCAGGAGTTATCACCCAAAGTATTAAATGGATGTTTGACGCCTCCAGCCCTTTTTACATCAAACCGTCTCTGGATCCAGATCTCCTCCGGTGGTGCTTAAGTTTTTTCAAACATAGTACAGCCAGCCATGTGCGGAATAATATAGGTCCATTGTCTGCTCTCCTAAATTGGTCGAGAGATCTTTATATTCAATTAAGTGATCAAGCCCTTTCGATGGACCTCAAAAAGAAAGGCATCATCATGGTTTGCAATACTACCGGGCATCTTCAGACAGAGATTAATCTCAGTCATCAAGCCAATAGAATCGGGATACGTGCTCAGGTCCTTTCAAAGAACGAAATAGAAGCTCTTAATCCGGGTACGACGATCAATGCCCTGGGTGGTGTCCATTATCTTGATGACATGCATGTCACACCACATATGTTAATGGCTTCATTAAAGTCGAAATTAAAAGAGAAAAATATCGAATGGCTCCCAAATACTGAAGTGACTGGTTTTAAAAAAGAAAGGGCTGTCATCAAAACAGCCATTTCAACCAATGGAGATGTAGAAGCTGATCAATTTGTAATAGCCGCAGGATCATGGAGTAGTCATATTGCCCATTTAGCAGATTGCAAAATATTAATACAACCGGGCAAAGGATATAATGTCACTATCGAAGAAGTAGTGCCTCCATGGGTGACCCCGATGATACTGGTAGAGGGCAGAGTGGCCGTGACTCCGATGGGCCAAAGTCTGCGCTTAGGAGGGACGATGGAGATTGGTGGCTTCAATGATGTGGTCTTAAAAAATCGGATCCAGGGCATCTTAAAAACTATTCATGCTTACCTCCCCGACCTGGATGAGGCATCCCTAAAAGAAGCTCCACCCTGGTTTGGATATCGACCACTATCTTCTACAGGATTACCTTTGATATCAAGATTGCCGGCATATAACAATCTGTTTTTAAATGCCGGACATGGCATGCTGGGCTTATCTTTGGGTCCTGCTAGTGGACTACTCTTGACCCAGTTAATGAATCAATCCTTAAGGTCCGGCATTGTAGCATGA
- the pyrF gene encoding orotidine-5'-phosphate decarboxylase: protein MNYMFWDRKALNHQILSLKSCLCVGLDTDPLKLPSRVSSVLQFNMAIVEATLPYAVAYKINSAFYEVQGAAGWDSLIQTIAFIQSKQKFVILDAKRGDIGNTASLYARTCFETLNADAVTVAPYMGKDSVTPFLEYARRWTILLALTSNSGAADFQLQQLHSGEYVFEKVLKEAIKWGHQDQLMFVAGATKVSFLQRIRSIVPDYFLLIPGIGAQGGDLSEVMKATLSDSGDILINASRSIIYASGGLDYASAAAAEAHLLQKKMSAFL from the coding sequence ATGAATTATATGTTTTGGGATAGAAAAGCCCTAAATCATCAGATTTTATCCTTAAAATCCTGCCTTTGTGTAGGACTAGATACAGATCCTTTGAAGTTGCCCTCCCGGGTATCCAGCGTCCTGCAATTCAACATGGCTATTGTTGAGGCCACTTTACCTTATGCTGTTGCTTACAAGATTAATTCAGCATTTTATGAAGTCCAGGGTGCAGCCGGTTGGGATAGCTTAATTCAGACGATAGCATTCATTCAATCAAAACAAAAGTTTGTCATACTCGACGCTAAACGGGGAGATATAGGCAATACAGCCTCTCTATATGCAAGGACTTGTTTTGAGACATTAAATGCCGATGCTGTGACTGTAGCGCCTTATATGGGCAAAGATTCAGTAACACCTTTTTTAGAGTACGCCCGTAGATGGACCATATTGCTGGCACTCACCAGCAATTCAGGAGCCGCAGATTTTCAACTACAACAGCTTCATTCAGGAGAATATGTATTTGAAAAGGTATTAAAAGAAGCGATTAAATGGGGTCACCAGGATCAGCTCATGTTTGTAGCAGGTGCCACAAAGGTCTCTTTTTTACAAAGGATCAGATCGATTGTTCCTGATTATTTTCTCTTAATCCCTGGCATTGGAGCCCAGGGTGGTGATCTAAGCGAAGTGATGAAGGCTACACTTTCTGATTCTGGAGATATATTGATTAATGCATCCAGAAGTATTATATATGCATCTGGTGGCCTGGATTATGCATCCGCTGCAGCCGCCGAAGCACATCTTTTACAAAAAAAGATGTCTGCATTTCTATAA
- a CDS encoding NAD(P) transhydrogenase subunit alpha translates to MLDWIQQNQQIIYIVLLMIFLGIEVIGRVPSVLHTPLMSGANAIHGVVIIGAIIVMGKAEPGNYLALILGFLAVILGAINVVGGFVVTDRMLEMFKQKKK, encoded by the coding sequence ATGCTAGATTGGATCCAACAAAATCAACAAATCATTTATATCGTCCTCCTCATGATATTTTTGGGTATCGAGGTGATCGGTAGAGTACCCAGCGTCTTACACACACCTTTGATGAGTGGAGCCAATGCCATCCATGGAGTCGTTATCATAGGAGCCATCATCGTCATGGGCAAAGCAGAGCCTGGTAATTACCTTGCATTAATACTGGGTTTTCTGGCGGTGATCCTCGGAGCCATCAATGTGGTAGGAGGTTTTGTAGTCACTGATAGAATGTTAGAAATGTTTAAGCAAAAGAAAAAGTAA
- a CDS encoding bifunctional riboflavin kinase/FAD synthetase, translating to MEVHFGLDDIPQLQHSVITVGSFDGVHSGHRKIIEGLLYHATRYETQSVLVTFHPHPRLVLNRFDQSLRMLNTLDEKIVLFKSLGVDHVVVVPFTPEFASQSPKDYIEDFLIKYFKPKAVVIGYDHQFGKGRVGTKDILLELQSIYHYEVYQIDAFEIDGTTVSSTKIRNALSIGDFDLAKKLLGYPFPISGRIVPGDRLGRQMGFPTANIMINDASKMIPKHGVYAVRMKWKEYVKEGMMYIGLRPTTHPKGELQIEVNIFDFDGELYGEQTWVEVLRFIRDDMKFSDPSSLMAQIKKDQVAIKNYFANESLQNT from the coding sequence ATGGAGGTACATTTTGGTCTGGATGATATACCACAACTGCAACATTCCGTCATCACAGTAGGGTCTTTTGATGGCGTACATAGCGGCCACCGAAAAATCATTGAGGGTTTATTATATCATGCGACACGCTACGAGACACAAAGTGTATTGGTGACCTTTCACCCTCATCCCAGGCTGGTTCTGAATAGATTCGATCAAAGCCTGAGAATGCTAAACACCCTGGATGAAAAAATTGTCTTATTTAAATCATTGGGTGTAGATCATGTCGTGGTGGTGCCCTTCACTCCTGAATTTGCCTCACAAAGCCCCAAAGACTATATAGAAGATTTTTTGATCAAATATTTCAAACCCAAAGCTGTCGTCATCGGGTATGACCATCAATTTGGCAAGGGAAGAGTTGGTACTAAGGACATCCTGCTGGAACTGCAATCTATATACCACTACGAAGTATACCAAATAGATGCTTTTGAAATCGATGGCACCACCGTATCATCCACCAAGATCCGAAATGCCTTGTCTATTGGGGATTTTGATCTGGCCAAAAAATTATTGGGTTATCCATTCCCCATATCAGGCCGGATCGTGCCCGGCGATCGACTGGGCAGACAGATGGGATTTCCAACTGCCAATATCATGATCAACGATGCATCCAAGATGATCCCAAAACATGGCGTTTATGCGGTTCGAATGAAATGGAAAGAATATGTCAAAGAAGGTATGATGTACATCGGACTCCGTCCCACTACGCATCCAAAAGGAGAGTTGCAGATCGAAGTAAATATATTTGATTTCGATGGAGAGCTGTATGGTGAACAGACATGGGTTGAAGTATTACGGTTTATTAGGGATGATATGAAATTTTCTGATCCATCCTCTTTGATGGCTCAGATTAAAAAAGATCAGGTGGCCATAAAAAACTACTTCGCCAACGAATCTTTACAAAACACATGA
- a CDS encoding glycosyltransferase family 2 protein, which translates to MMPPPTVALVILNYNGKKYLERFLPSVLKYAPQHAQIIVGDNASTDDSIDFVATQYPGVRLIRLEHNLGFAGGYNQVLLQVESDLYFLINSDIELRGPTDPLVSLMHQDHQIAALQPKILSFNKPDHFEHAGGAGGWIDMFGYPFCKGRLLDFFEKDEGQYDQSGEIFWASGAAMMVRASLFHELGGFDSKYFAHMEEIDWCWRAKRAGWKIVAEPGVSVYHIGGGTLPYNSNQKIYLNFRNNIATLIKNETTLKLIFILPSRIILDLMAAVSFASKANFSGCISIFKAYRTLLSWMPYLIKKRSQTNRMVRGKKFNRHGIYHGSLIWQFFVLGKKKFNQLIPAHV; encoded by the coding sequence ATGATGCCTCCTCCAACAGTTGCGTTGGTCATCCTTAACTATAATGGAAAAAAGTATCTAGAACGTTTCCTGCCTTCGGTATTAAAATATGCACCTCAACACGCACAGATCATCGTAGGAGACAATGCGAGCACCGATGACTCAATAGACTTTGTGGCTACTCAATATCCCGGTGTGAGATTGATCCGTCTGGAGCATAACCTTGGTTTTGCAGGGGGATACAATCAGGTACTACTTCAAGTTGAGTCCGATCTGTATTTTTTAATAAACAGTGATATCGAATTGAGAGGCCCCACCGATCCTCTGGTATCATTGATGCATCAAGACCACCAGATCGCTGCTTTGCAGCCCAAAATATTATCTTTCAACAAGCCCGACCATTTCGAACATGCAGGGGGTGCAGGGGGCTGGATCGATATGTTTGGGTACCCTTTTTGCAAAGGCAGACTTTTAGATTTTTTTGAAAAAGACGAAGGACAGTATGATCAAAGTGGCGAAATATTCTGGGCTAGTGGTGCAGCTATGATGGTTAGGGCCAGTTTGTTTCATGAACTAGGTGGATTTGATTCAAAATATTTTGCCCACATGGAAGAGATAGACTGGTGTTGGCGTGCTAAGCGAGCGGGCTGGAAAATAGTAGCAGAACCAGGTGTATCGGTATATCATATTGGCGGTGGCACTTTGCCATACAATTCGAACCAAAAGATATATTTAAACTTCAGAAATAATATAGCTACGCTGATTAAAAATGAGACTACACTAAAACTAATCTTTATTCTTCCCAGTAGAATAATCCTGGACCTGATGGCTGCTGTAAGTTTTGCATCTAAAGCCAATTTCAGTGGCTGTATTTCGATATTTAAAGCCTACCGTACCCTTTTATCCTGGATGCCGTATTTAATAAAAAAAAGATCACAAACAAATAGAATGGTCAGAGGCAAA
- a CDS encoding NifU family protein: MALSKKLKEKKIFEIDLVLNELRPHLAQDGGNVEVLDYTEELDVKIKWLGNCESCSMSAFTLKAGIEQAIKSKFPEVNSVIAVNS; the protein is encoded by the coding sequence ATGGCCCTTTCCAAAAAATTAAAAGAAAAAAAAATCTTCGAAATAGATTTGGTCTTAAATGAACTAAGACCCCATCTGGCCCAGGACGGTGGCAATGTAGAAGTACTGGACTATACAGAAGAATTGGATGTGAAAATAAAATGGTTGGGTAACTGTGAATCCTGTTCCATGTCAGCCTTTACCCTCAAAGCAGGTATCGAACAAGCCATTAAATCTAAGTTCCCGGAAGTCAATTCAGTGATTGCAGTCAATAGTTAA
- a CDS encoding excinuclease ABC subunit C yields MKKEDFKLLQTMIPEQPGIYKFLDAKGEIIYVGKAKNLLKRTTSYFTDSKGHSFKTITMVKHAVHLEYLVVETEHDALLLESTLIKKNQPRYNVNLKDGKSYAFICIKKERFPRIFFTRKIYRDGSEYFGPYTSKYKAEIILDFLKTIFPLRNCTLQLSEENITKNKFKVCLEYHIKNCLGPCEAFETEEDYSSRIKQIRNILNGNFGDAKSFLKSQMEVHAEDLDFEAAQAYKIRLDAFDDYQSKSMVVHHSIGDVDVFSIDIDEKEATVNYLRIIKGALINAHTFELEKNLDEDPETLLAYAVLECRDTFSSIANEIITPFKIDLDDEHIKITVPQRGDKKKLLELSQKNLRYYILQKKSEIATNSTKPLATQRILSTLRMDLHMDKDPEYIECFDNSNIQGSHPVAACVVFKNAKPSKNDYRHYNVKTVDGPNDFASMSEIVYRRYRRLIEEEKPIPDLIVIDGGKGQLSAAMESIEKLGLQDQVKVIGIAKRLEEIYFPNDPVPLYIDKKSESLKVIQKIRNEAHRFAISFHRDQRSRAFLTTGLTDIPGIAKKSAETLLKHFGSMARVQEAAVTDLSPVIGNKKAEVIFKYFHPDFSEEE; encoded by the coding sequence ATGAAGAAAGAAGATTTTAAGCTATTACAGACCATGATCCCCGAGCAACCTGGTATCTATAAATTTCTGGATGCCAAAGGGGAGATTATCTATGTAGGTAAAGCAAAAAACCTGCTCAAAAGGACCACCTCCTATTTTACGGATTCAAAAGGCCATAGCTTTAAGACGATCACCATGGTCAAGCATGCTGTCCACCTGGAGTACCTTGTGGTAGAGACCGAGCATGATGCTTTACTTCTGGAAAGTACTTTAATTAAAAAAAATCAACCAAGGTACAATGTCAATCTAAAAGACGGCAAATCCTATGCTTTTATTTGCATAAAAAAAGAAAGATTCCCCAGGATATTTTTTACCAGAAAAATTTATAGAGACGGGTCAGAATATTTTGGGCCCTATACATCAAAATATAAAGCTGAGATCATTTTAGACTTCCTCAAGACTATATTTCCGCTGCGCAATTGTACCCTTCAATTATCGGAGGAGAATATTACAAAAAATAAATTTAAAGTCTGCCTGGAGTATCATATCAAAAACTGCCTGGGTCCATGCGAAGCATTTGAAACAGAAGAAGATTACTCCTCCAGGATCAAACAGATCCGCAACATACTCAATGGAAATTTTGGTGATGCCAAATCGTTTTTAAAGAGTCAGATGGAGGTTCATGCCGAGGACCTCGATTTTGAGGCAGCTCAGGCATATAAGATCCGGCTGGATGCTTTTGATGATTATCAATCCAAATCGATGGTCGTTCACCACAGTATTGGCGATGTAGATGTATTCAGTATAGATATCGATGAAAAAGAAGCGACCGTCAATTATCTGCGCATCATCAAAGGTGCACTAATCAATGCACACACCTTCGAGCTTGAAAAAAATCTTGATGAAGATCCGGAAACTTTACTTGCTTACGCCGTCCTCGAATGCCGGGATACTTTCAGCAGCATCGCCAATGAAATCATTACGCCATTCAAAATAGATCTCGATGATGAGCATATAAAAATCACTGTACCTCAAAGAGGGGACAAAAAGAAATTGCTTGAGCTTTCGCAAAAAAATCTTCGCTACTATATCCTGCAGAAAAAATCAGAGATTGCTACCAACTCCACCAAACCACTTGCCACTCAGCGAATACTCTCTACGCTGAGAATGGATTTGCACATGGACAAAGATCCAGAATATATCGAATGTTTTGACAATTCCAATATACAAGGGAGTCATCCCGTAGCCGCTTGTGTCGTATTTAAAAATGCCAAACCCTCGAAAAATGATTATAGACACTACAATGTCAAGACAGTAGATGGCCCTAATGATTTTGCATCCATGTCAGAGATCGTATATCGGAGATACCGAAGATTGATAGAAGAAGAAAAACCTATTCCGGATTTAATCGTCATAGACGGAGGCAAAGGGCAGCTGAGCGCAGCCATGGAAAGCATAGAAAAACTTGGCTTACAGGACCAGGTCAAAGTCATAGGCATCGCAAAAAGGCTAGAAGAGATCTATTTTCCCAATGACCCTGTACCATTATATATTGATAAAAAATCAGAATCGCTCAAGGTGATCCAAAAGATCAGAAACGAAGCCCATCGATTTGCGATTAGTTTTCACAGAGACCAAAGATCCAGAGCATTTTTAACTACCGGCTTGACCGACATTCCCGGGATAGCCAAAAAGTCAGCAGAGACTTTGTTAAAACATTTCGGTTCGATGGCCAGGGTCCAGGAAGCGGCCGTCACCGATCTGTCTCCGGTGATCGGTAATAAGAAAGCAGAAGTTATTTTTAAGTATTTCCATCCAGATTTCAGTGAAGAAGAGTGA
- a CDS encoding NAD(P)(+) transhydrogenase (Re/Si-specific) subunit beta, giving the protein MGQSLLTVIYIIAAVTFILGLKMLSNPTSARKGNLIAAFGMTAAIFATIFLYQSEEGHSLHNFGWIFGGLAIGTLVGWIAAKKVKMTAMPEMVSLFNGMGGACAALISLIEFNHMTQGYTGQAGFFSGLHGGTLLIIFLGLIIGSISFAGSMIAWGKLNGSIKDFTFKGQHIVNLLLLAVILVLVIYIIMARPEMTRVYFYLVLILALIYGVFFVMPIGGADMPVVISLLNSFTGVAAASGGFLYDNKAMLTGGILVGAAGTLLTILMTKAMNRSILNVLIGNFGGGGTGAAGAAGAGGAKSVKEIASADLAVSLNYSKSVVIVPGYGLAVAQAQKTTKELEDLLEANGVEVRYAIHPVAGRMPGHMNVLLAEANVEYPKLIDLEEANELLTNADVVLVLGANDVVNPAAEDDPNSPIFGMPVLQVWKAKMVVVVKRSMSSGYAGIDNPLFYHDKTRMLFGDAKKVLQDLIHEVKAL; this is encoded by the coding sequence ATGGGCCAAAGTCTTCTAACCGTAATATATATTATAGCTGCAGTCACCTTTATACTGGGACTGAAAATGCTGTCTAATCCTACTTCTGCCAGAAAGGGCAACCTGATAGCAGCTTTCGGTATGACAGCAGCTATATTCGCCACAATTTTTTTATACCAATCCGAAGAAGGACATAGTTTGCACAATTTTGGCTGGATCTTTGGCGGTCTTGCTATCGGCACTTTAGTTGGATGGATTGCAGCCAAAAAAGTCAAAATGACCGCCATGCCTGAGATGGTAAGTCTTTTTAATGGTATGGGTGGTGCTTGTGCTGCGTTGATTTCACTGATAGAATTTAATCATATGACCCAGGGATATACTGGGCAGGCAGGATTCTTCTCAGGTCTCCACGGAGGCACGCTGTTGATTATATTTTTAGGATTAATCATTGGTTCGATTTCATTTGCCGGAAGTATGATCGCTTGGGGTAAACTCAATGGCAGTATCAAAGATTTTACTTTTAAAGGACAACATATCGTCAATTTGTTGCTCCTGGCTGTCATCCTCGTGCTTGTCATTTATATCATAATGGCTCGTCCTGAGATGACCAGGGTATATTTTTACCTGGTTTTAATCCTTGCATTGATCTATGGGGTGTTTTTTGTAATGCCTATTGGAGGTGCAGATATGCCTGTAGTGATCTCTCTTCTTAACTCCTTCACTGGTGTCGCTGCGGCGTCCGGTGGCTTTTTGTATGACAATAAAGCGATGCTCACCGGAGGTATTCTGGTAGGTGCTGCCGGGACCTTGCTTACGATTCTGATGACCAAGGCTATGAACAGGTCCATTTTGAATGTGCTCATAGGTAATTTTGGAGGAGGTGGTACCGGAGCGGCAGGTGCTGCCGGAGCAGGAGGGGCTAAATCCGTCAAGGAGATTGCTTCTGCTGATCTAGCTGTGAGCTTGAATTATTCCAAATCTGTAGTCATTGTCCCTGGTTATGGCCTGGCTGTAGCCCAGGCTCAAAAGACCACCAAAGAATTAGAAGATTTACTGGAAGCCAATGGTGTGGAAGTAAGGTATGCCATTCACCCTGTCGCAGGTCGTATGCCTGGTCATATGAATGTATTGCTTGCTGAAGCCAATGTCGAATATCCCAAACTGATCGACTTAGAGGAAGCCAATGAATTACTAACCAATGCGGATGTAGTCCTGGTACTTGGCGCCAATGATGTAGTGAATCCTGCTGCTGAAGATGATCCTAACAGTCCTATCTTTGGCATGCCGGTACTCCAGGTATGGAAGGCTAAAATGGTGGTAGTGGTCAAGCGGTCCATGAGCAGTGGCTATGCCGGTATAGACAATCCCTTATTTTACCATGATAAGACAAGAATGCTATTTGGCGATGCTAAAAAAGTACTCCAGGATCTAATCCATGAGGTCAAAGCTTTGTAA